In Microbulbifer sp. GL-2, the following are encoded in one genomic region:
- the katG gene encoding catalase/peroxidase HPI — protein MQIKRPSLCGAIIIAMSLLTLNAFAANEEEVVTDPVIRQGPVEGQPKSNQFWWPNQLDLRPLRQHSPRSNPMGDDFNYAEEFKTLDLKAVKNDIKALLKNSQDWWPADYGHYGPFMIRMAWHSAGTYRINDGRGGAGGGQQRFDPLNSWPDNASLDKARRLIWPIKQKYGRKLSWADLIILTGNVSLESMGFETFGFAGGRVDDWEPDLVYWGPETKWLADERYTGNRQLEKPLGAVQMGLIYVNPEGPNGKPDPVAAATDIRETFGRMAMNDEETVALIAGGHTFGKAHGAVKADCLGPEPAAAPTEQQGLGWKNKCGKGNADDTMTSGLEGAWSAAPITWSQQYLNNLFNFNWVQTKSPAGAVQWIPDDPNAANLVPDAFDKNKRHAPIMFTTDLSLKFDPSYKEIAQRFQKNPDEFKRAFAKAWFKLTHRDMGPRARYLGMEVPNEDLIWQDPLPKVDHPLVNDQDIEQLKSKILDSGLTIPELVRTAWGSASTFRGSDMRGGANGARIRLEPQKQWPVNDPTELAKVLSELEKIQQEFNNNQSGGKKVSLADLVVLGGSAAVEKAAAEGGQKIKVPFRPGRADANQEQTDVKSMAVLEPTADGFRNYFAKDNSRTPTEMLVDRASLLTLSVPEMTVLVGGMRALNANTGGSPSGVFTDRPGVLTNDFFVNLLDMSTEWKKSEKSEGLYEGKDRKTGKGKWTATSVDLIFGSNSELRAIAEVYGSNDSQEKFTQDFVKAWAKVMNLDRFDINN, from the coding sequence TGCCGCCAACGAGGAGGAAGTTGTGACTGATCCTGTTATTCGCCAAGGCCCTGTCGAGGGCCAGCCAAAGTCCAACCAGTTCTGGTGGCCGAACCAGCTGGATCTCAGGCCCCTACGCCAGCACTCACCGAGATCCAACCCCATGGGTGATGATTTCAATTATGCTGAGGAATTTAAAACCCTGGACTTAAAGGCAGTAAAAAATGACATAAAAGCACTGCTAAAAAACTCCCAGGATTGGTGGCCAGCAGACTACGGCCACTATGGACCTTTTATGATCCGCATGGCCTGGCACAGTGCAGGGACTTACCGTATTAACGATGGCCGTGGCGGGGCGGGTGGTGGCCAGCAGCGTTTCGACCCCCTTAACAGTTGGCCGGATAACGCCAGCCTGGACAAGGCGCGGCGGCTGATCTGGCCGATTAAGCAGAAATACGGTCGCAAACTATCCTGGGCAGACTTGATAATTCTCACTGGCAATGTCTCGCTGGAATCCATGGGGTTTGAAACTTTTGGTTTTGCCGGTGGACGGGTGGATGATTGGGAGCCCGACCTGGTCTATTGGGGGCCGGAAACCAAATGGCTCGCTGACGAGCGCTATACCGGTAACCGCCAGCTGGAAAAACCCCTAGGCGCAGTGCAAATGGGGCTGATTTACGTCAATCCCGAGGGCCCCAATGGCAAACCTGATCCCGTAGCTGCCGCTACTGATATTCGCGAGACCTTCGGTCGTATGGCGATGAACGATGAAGAAACCGTGGCTCTGATCGCCGGGGGACACACTTTCGGTAAAGCCCACGGCGCAGTGAAAGCCGATTGCCTAGGCCCGGAACCGGCCGCAGCCCCCACGGAACAGCAAGGCCTTGGCTGGAAAAACAAATGCGGTAAAGGCAATGCAGATGACACCATGACTTCCGGCCTGGAAGGTGCCTGGTCTGCCGCACCAATCACCTGGAGCCAGCAATACCTGAATAACCTGTTCAACTTTAACTGGGTACAGACCAAGAGCCCGGCAGGAGCAGTGCAATGGATTCCCGATGACCCCAATGCCGCCAATCTGGTACCCGATGCTTTCGATAAAAACAAGCGCCACGCGCCCATTATGTTTACTACAGACTTGTCCCTTAAATTTGACCCCAGTTACAAAGAAATTGCCCAGCGCTTTCAGAAGAACCCGGATGAGTTTAAGCGTGCCTTTGCCAAAGCCTGGTTTAAACTGACCCACCGGGATATGGGACCGCGTGCACGTTACCTGGGAATGGAGGTCCCAAACGAGGATCTGATCTGGCAGGACCCGCTGCCCAAAGTGGATCACCCCCTGGTCAATGACCAGGATATTGAGCAACTCAAGTCAAAAATCCTCGACTCCGGACTAACAATCCCCGAGTTGGTCCGCACCGCCTGGGGCTCAGCATCCACTTTCCGCGGTTCCGACATGCGTGGCGGTGCCAATGGCGCACGCATTCGACTGGAACCGCAAAAACAGTGGCCAGTGAATGATCCCACTGAGCTCGCCAAAGTATTGTCCGAACTGGAAAAAATCCAACAGGAGTTCAATAACAACCAGTCCGGTGGTAAAAAAGTCTCTCTTGCCGATCTTGTCGTGCTCGGTGGTTCTGCAGCTGTTGAAAAAGCCGCTGCGGAAGGTGGGCAGAAGATCAAAGTACCTTTCAGGCCCGGGCGTGCTGATGCGAATCAAGAGCAGACCGATGTGAAATCGATGGCAGTGCTGGAACCAACCGCCGATGGATTTCGCAATTACTTCGCCAAAGATAACAGCCGAACTCCCACAGAGATGCTGGTAGATCGCGCTAGCCTTCTCACTTTAAGTGTGCCGGAGATGACCGTGCTGGTTGGCGGTATGCGGGCATTAAATGCCAATACTGGTGGATCTCCCAGCGGCGTTTTCACCGATCGTCCTGGCGTACTCACCAATGATTTTTTCGTGAACCTGCTGGATATGTCCACCGAATGGAAGAAGTCTGAAAAATCAGAGGGGCTCTATGAGGGCAAGGATCGCAAGACCGGTAAGGGAAAATGGACAGCCACTTCTGTAGACTTGATATTCGGTTCCAACTCAGAGTTACGGGCAATAGCTGAGGTATATGGTTCCAATGATTCCCAGGAAAAGTTTACCCAGGATTTTGTCAAAGCCTGGGCCAAGGTAATGAATCTGGACAGGTTTGATATTAATAATTAA
- a CDS encoding S9 family peptidase: MKRKLLALLSCTFAGFCSAETLTIERIFSDPALAGTAPRALEYSPDGRRVTFLRGREEDYNRYDLWEYNIADGRSRVLVNSDSLHRGNEVLSDEEKARRERQRIYGSGIMEYSWSEDGQSLLFPLAGDVYYYDLDKKSARRLTETEAFETDVRVSPKGRYVSFIRDQDIFIVDLETSKERALTSDGKGPVKNGMAEFVAQEEMDRMTGYWWSPDDRHIAFLQFDETPVDEVTRSEIYADRIDMIRQRYPAAGRANVNIRLGVMEVDSGKTRWVNLGEEQDIYIPRVDWASDDVLTFQWQSRDQQKLVLRAYDLNSGNTRSLLSESSDTWVNLSDDLYFLKNSDQFIWSSERDGYKHLYLYGFNGKLLKQLTAGDWVVDELEAVDEKNGIVYFSGRKDSDIERHLYRVNLQGEGHIQRISKRGGMHGIEFAGDGSGYIDKFTSITTPPQVSLHSSDGKRITWLEENAVAEGHPLYPYMDQWITPEFGTIKASQGHKLNYRLYKPANFDAKKRYPVMVFVYGGPHAQVVTNSWDKFINQYMAQQGYIVFSLDNRGSANRGTAFENPIFKNMGNPEVEDQVTGVKFLRSLPYVDSDNIGIYGHSYGGYMALMSMFKAGDYFKAGVSGAPVTDWMLYDTHYTERYMGNPNKDAEAYQASSVFPYTDGLKGALLIYHGMADDNVLFTNTTRLIKQLQDNGQQFELMTYPGKKHSLRGKQTRIHQYGMIKDFFDRHLRDDT; this comes from the coding sequence GAATACAACATTGCCGATGGCCGGTCCCGTGTCCTGGTGAATTCCGACAGCTTACACCGTGGCAATGAAGTTCTATCGGATGAGGAAAAAGCCCGACGTGAGCGCCAGCGAATTTATGGCAGCGGCATTATGGAGTACAGCTGGTCTGAGGATGGCCAGTCCCTGCTGTTTCCCCTGGCGGGAGATGTCTATTACTACGATCTGGATAAGAAATCTGCGCGGCGTTTGACCGAAACCGAAGCCTTTGAAACTGATGTTCGTGTTTCCCCAAAAGGGCGATATGTCTCCTTTATCCGCGATCAGGATATTTTTATTGTTGATCTGGAAACCAGTAAAGAGCGTGCGTTAACCAGCGATGGAAAAGGGCCAGTCAAAAATGGGATGGCCGAGTTTGTTGCCCAGGAAGAAATGGACCGTATGACCGGTTACTGGTGGTCTCCGGACGACCGTCATATCGCCTTCCTACAGTTTGATGAAACCCCTGTGGATGAAGTGACCCGCAGTGAGATATATGCGGATCGCATCGATATGATTCGCCAGCGTTATCCTGCAGCAGGTCGGGCCAATGTCAATATTCGCCTTGGAGTGATGGAGGTTGATTCCGGAAAAACCCGGTGGGTTAATCTGGGGGAAGAGCAGGATATCTATATTCCCCGAGTGGATTGGGCCAGCGATGATGTACTGACTTTCCAATGGCAGTCTCGGGACCAGCAAAAGCTCGTGCTTCGCGCCTATGACCTGAACAGTGGAAATACCCGAAGTCTATTAAGCGAGTCCAGTGATACCTGGGTAAACCTAAGTGATGATCTCTATTTCCTGAAGAATAGTGACCAATTTATCTGGTCCTCCGAGCGGGACGGCTACAAGCATCTCTATTTATACGGTTTTAATGGCAAGCTGTTAAAACAGCTAACCGCAGGTGACTGGGTAGTTGATGAACTGGAAGCGGTGGATGAAAAGAATGGCATTGTGTACTTCAGCGGTCGTAAAGACTCCGATATAGAGCGGCATCTGTATCGCGTCAACCTGCAGGGAGAAGGACATATTCAGCGAATATCAAAGCGCGGGGGAATGCATGGTATTGAGTTTGCTGGGGATGGTTCTGGTTATATCGATAAATTTACCAGCATTACCACTCCTCCACAGGTAAGCTTGCACAGTTCCGATGGTAAAAGGATTACCTGGCTGGAAGAGAATGCTGTGGCTGAAGGACATCCATTGTATCCCTATATGGACCAGTGGATTACTCCAGAGTTTGGCACTATCAAAGCTTCACAGGGGCATAAATTGAATTATCGCCTGTACAAGCCGGCGAATTTTGATGCGAAAAAACGCTACCCGGTAATGGTGTTTGTTTATGGCGGCCCCCATGCACAAGTGGTAACCAATAGTTGGGATAAGTTTATAAATCAGTATATGGCACAGCAAGGCTACATTGTATTTTCCCTGGATAACCGAGGCTCCGCCAATCGGGGTACTGCTTTCGAGAACCCTATTTTCAAAAATATGGGGAACCCGGAAGTAGAAGACCAGGTAACCGGCGTTAAATTCCTGCGCTCACTCCCCTATGTGGATAGTGATAATATAGGTATCTATGGCCACAGCTATGGCGGCTATATGGCACTGATGAGCATGTTCAAGGCAGGAGACTATTTCAAGGCCGGTGTTTCGGGCGCTCCTGTGACTGACTGGATGCTTTATGATACTCACTATACCGAACGTTACATGGGTAACCCCAATAAGGATGCTGAAGCTTACCAGGCTTCCTCTGTATTCCCCTACACGGATGGATTGAAAGGAGCGTTACTGATTTACCATGGAATGGCAGATGATAATGTATTGTTTACCAATACCACACGCCTTATTAAACAATTGCAGGATAATGGCCAACAGTTTGAACTCATGACCTATCCGGGCAAAAAGCATAGTTTACGTGGTAAGCAAACTCGTATTCATCAGTACGGAATGATTAAGGACTTCTTTGATCGACATCTTCGAGATGATACTTAA